The sequence GTTCACCAGTAATAAACGTTATGCATGACATTTGATTAGAAGGATAGTTCTCTGATAAGTATCGGATATTAGGAATTTTGTAAcggaattttgtaaggtttgtaACAGTAATACAACCCGTTGTATTCTCACCAACTGTACAATGAAATTTTCTTAACATACAAAACTTACGGCGATTAATGCTCTACTCACTTGGGAATATTAAAAGTAACTATCAAAGGAAATTCGCAGGTTTAATATTATCTACCGCTACTTGTCAGGATGTGCCACTGACATATATTATATGGACCCTATCCGAAGTTCTGTTAATAATTTTGTGCGGGTCCGTATATGGCCATTTGAGAGATTTCCTGGCGCCGAGGCGTAGGAAAGCATGTGTGCaagattttatttctttaaaaagaaacggTTTGAACTTCTATTTCTAAGCCACAGGTATTAATTTTACCTTAGGCATCTGTTCACGGAATTCTTTTAATAAGACATGCGCTTCTGTCGTAAAATCGTCAGGCAAGACAAACTTTCGAGGGATGCGAACAGTGATACCGAACGTGAACTCTGCAGGAGATGCATTGACATGGTCAGACAGTATTTATAACCTTTGAGTTCCGGAAGCGGGCCGACTATGTCCGAATGTACATGCCGAAGGCGACTGTCTGGATTTGTGAATTGAGCCGGTAGCGTAGAGTCGagtcatgtatttttttatttgttgacacGCTATGCATGATTTACACCAATTCCAGATATCTTTGTGTATCGATGGCCACACATATCATTTTCTGATTATTTGGTCAGTGACCTTTGCCCTTGGGTGAGCTTACTCGTCAAAGAGATCAAATGTATGTTTCCGAAGATTAAGCGAAATAACTGAACGTAAAGCCTCGCCCCTAAGGTCGCAATAAACGGAGGTGTGAGGTTCGAATTATGCGAAAGTTTAGGGAACAGCTAGGGTCCGTTATCAACCTGTTGAGCTTTTCATCGTCTGTTTGCGCTTGCGTAAGCTCGTTGAAGTTCATTTAGGTTGGGGGGCATACATTCTTAACCATGACGAGAAATCGGCTAACCTCGAAGATAATTCTAGGCTTCGGATAACGTATAATAGCCAGAAATTTCTCCCGAGTCAGCAGACAACCGTGGCGATTAACAAATTACCCAACATATGCGAGTGCATATTCTCCGAATGGGCACTTTTTCGGCTTAATGCGTAGTGCATGTTGCTCCAAACGCTAAAATACTTATCTTAGATGTAACTCATGTTCCTCGTGATTCGAGGAGGCGATGAGAATTTCATCGATATAGATAAAAACATATTCAGGATCACCTCAAGCGCAGTAAATATGCCGTTGGAAAGGTTGACCGGCGTTCCCTAACTCAAAATTCATATACGTGTATTCAAAGAAACCAAATGTTACCACGGTGGTTTCGGAACGTCGTTCGGATCAATGGGCCATTGATGGTAAGCTTTATGCAGGTCAAGTTTCGAAAAAGGCTTTTTAATCCGTAgcatgaatgaaaaattattcaggtGTGGTACGATGTACTTATCTGGAATAGTAACGGTCTTGAGTAAAGGGAAATCTCCGCAGATTTTCCACTGACTGTTTCATTCTTGACCATACGAACACGCAACAACACCTTCTGAACAACAACGCAGCAGCTACCCATCTTGTTGGTCAACGGGACATCATCTTCATTTTAGTCTAGttttctctatctctctctttccctCTCTCTATCGGCCGCTAGAAGGCGGGCTCTACTGAGTAGCGGTCTACCAACTCGCCTCCTTACTTAAAATCCGCGATTGGTCTGAGCCACTGTATCCTAAATTTCGCGCGTCACTCTGGAGCTAAAAACTAATCAGGCGTCACCAGAATCACTCAAGAAAAACTTCTAATGTTCCCCAGCAACATTAAAACTAACCAATCAACTTTCTTCCACTACCATCTTCGCCGGTAGTCGAGAACGACTGCCATACTAACTCTTTGGAGTTgaccagtgtccccaatcttgggaaatttttaaactacGCGTGCGTCGCGTTGACCAGGCGCCGACAatccgattggtcactgtttgcgcgctgagtttgaattatataaatattcagatttaatatttatgagtaataatgattggaaaacgcatcaaaagtaatttctcaatcctaaattataattttggagtactcgatcaaaaaataatgcaatttccatgcaaaaaacatgattaattccGATGTTAGGAGAAAAGATTTgttctttaatttagcattttcaatgtttaaaaatgttaataaaaaggtaataagaagcTTTAGTTTTAAGGAAAAGATATTacttttaatagtataaatatgattttattatttgtatacaatattatatatttcataatatttatacaataattaattagtcacagtatatataacagaaaatttgcttaaatttcttaaatctagacaacaaactaaaaatgttatttatatatttagcgaaTAGTGTGTCACTGTCTTGTAATCCAAGTCTTCttcgagttattaaaaaatgtatgatataacattaacagtgcagtaattaattgttcttaactcgacagagacgagattaatcattgggaatgatttacttctctgaactcagaattcataaactctttttcattataattggattatttattatgaatattaaatctgaatatctATATAATTTAAACTCAGCGAGCAAACCGTGACCAATCGGGTGTGACCACGTGCACGTGCCTCGAAGGATTATGACGTACGATTTTGGAAAACTACCTTATCAACCACACATAGCAAAACGCTATAATACTTTCTCCAGTGATGCCACCTAGCAGAGAAATTTCATGTGAATCAATTGAAAGCGACCTCTTATTGCAAACAGCGGACAAAGAGGCGcctgagtttaaaataaaatgaagtaatttacaatttaaataataaatatgtatattagCTGTTAAAGAATGCACAAGTCTTACAGATAAGGAAAGTACGCAATATGCTTTTTGAAGAGAGTTGAAAACAAATCTTCGAAGCCAATAGTTTCATGAAAAATAGATTTATGCTGAAAAGTtcttaaaatgttaaatcttgAACCAAGAGTCCTTTATCAAAGGagatatttggaataaaatttgttgatataATCATCAcaagaatttttgtacataaaacgTTAGGTAAAACTTGATGACAATTTAAACCACGCTAATTAattttgcttataatttttttcaacctatTAGCattaacatttcagaaaattattatttgatgaatAAAAGTATAGctcatttatatatattttttaagtgcatTTTGAACATATAAATTCCTTCCATACCTTAGTAACgcgatttttaatttgtattttctcGAAAGAGATTACTTCTTTCCGATGCACAATTTGGTATTCTTATTCAGTACCCTGACATTTCGGGAGCAAGCTTATATTTTTGTGCaaaactaaaaattctataaaaacttaGAAGTTAAGGCCGATTTTAAAAACCTACCAAATAAATACTCTCGGGAGCAGCTgatttttaacgttgaaatttATGTAtccttttaacaaaatgtaaaatcTCGGGTTTGATATCTTTTTCTGAACAGAACATTGAATACGTTATCGCCACCGGTCGCCTTTATGTCAATGCCacttatattataaaattccacatTATTACATCAAGCTAAGAAAACACTCTATTTAATACTTCCCCAAACTTCAACAAGTTTATTGCAATAGAGAATTTTAaggccattttttattgaactatgTAATACCCctaaaataagtaataaaagaGGCAATTACATTCGCTGGACTTCATTTCTGTATTACAATAAACTCACATTCAATGTATGgacttttataaatattcttgGCCAATGATTTCAACATTTCCTTAAATATCAGCTAACACTTCACAAAGAAATTGtttcctttatttattattgtacagACAAATTTAGTAATActataactatttaaattttggaattcttgCATTACTGATAAAATCATATCCCTGTCATTGAAAGATCTAATTTTTCACCGCAAGACACCAGGAAAAATTTCTCGTTCGCTCCAATTACATTTTactgcattaaaataaaaatattgcatgtcAAATTAGTTGCCCTAAAGCATTTACTTCAAAACTTATTTGCGGTACTGAATTCTAGAATGTGCGTCACGTGACCACGTATTTTGTGGATTAACCCCTTGTTATTTGTTGTGAGCATGATAACTATGGGAGCGATTATCTATGATTAcaaaaccaaaaagatttcattatttttccatATGGAGTACGTGAACAAAGTGATCTATTCATTAGGtcgaaaaaccaaatttttgaaccgaaaaaactgaaacttttggaaaaatcgtcgtcaatttttttaaatcaaaaattggcCAAATCCTTCGTTTACGAACTTCATTTAGAAATATACTCGTGAAATCTTGTTGGTTTCTCAATTTCAGATAATCCGCTCCAGActtcatatctttaaaaaaattcttataatattcattgaataaataaaaacagactgaaaaaaaatattttccgcaataatttttctatctaaatatAAGATTTAATTTCATAGTTTAAACGGCTTGTgaattcagctaaaaaattataatggttTCTTTCAGCTACATTTCAGTTCTTCATCAGATGGAATTACGTTCTTTAtcaactcaaagaaagtgtctaATGGACATGGCGAAGAACAATTTGGAATCTGCAATTCCTCCATCACAGCCGGAATACCTAAGTAGTGCAAAACCTGAAAGGCcacaaaaaaatcttaattttatctACTACTCTTATAAGTACATAATGTGTtgtgttcaaatgtttaaattttaaaaaagagaatagtATGTAAGATATTTTCCAATATTCTTACAACTTGGACTGGACCTTGACTTACCTTCACGTAATAATTTCCATTAATGGAAAGAAGTTCTAATATGGCAGCACTTGTAAACTCTGGCAAATGGGGCTTTACTACTTTAAGAGCAGCAAGAACTGCATAGACATTAATATCATGACtactatacaaaaatattttacgcTTTTTTTCAACAGTGACATTTCTAACAGCTGACATTTCTTCAGAAATCTTACGTACGAGtgctcctaaaaataaaaaagtgtaattttcttaatattagttttttcaatttgCCTTTGCAACCTTTTATTATCTTATGTTTATCCCATTTTAGGGTTTTGTATTTGGCCCTGATGGTTTCAGACCTTAGGGACTTAGGGGTTAGCATCATTTACGGGCCTTGTGTTTTAAGTGATATTATTAGGGCTGCATTCGAATTCCCTCCGCGAAATGTGATGAGAAGAACCGGAGGTACAAGAGATTGAGCATGGAATTTTGATAGTATACATGTAACCTTCTTAGATGTTAATATTGGTGGTGCAAAGCAGTTGAAAACTTCGCGAAAGCAGCAAAtgtgtttgtaaattttaattttttataggagtTTTATCCATTTCCAGATATAAATTATTCTAGGGATTTCTCGGTATTGTCTCTACTCACACAAATCATTACCGGtcattacaaattgaactattctgcatttcaaaatttgttgataCTTTTTTACatatcttggaaatattttaaaaatatttcctgaaagTAATTTGTGttcaatatttggttttaaattaggccgtggctATTTAGACCGCAATTTCAGTGCGAATgcctctttgaaattttaaagatttaggtttgaatatttgatttatctatgaaatgtttctattttgttgaataataaaaatagagaaCAATAGCAATGACGCTCTGTGTTATTTGCCCTTGCATTTCCACAGCGAGCCTGTTCACCCTCGTCAAACTCCAGTAGGCAGACTCCCTGAAGTCTATCGAAGTcgaactattctttttttaatttgaaaagaagttTTAAGTGAGACtaaattatttatagattttttttttgaaattgaaattcgaCTCCCTTCGGGGAGTCTGCTTACTAGAGTTTGACGAGGGTGAATAGGCTCGTTGCGCACAGGCATTTGCAGCTACTTCTTAGCACTATTTAAGTGCCATTCTTCtcacgtttttttattattaaacggaatgtaaacattttatcaaaaaatggctcTTCTTTCTTCGAGAGATGGTTATTTTtatgagatatgaaaaaaaaattaaataaaaatattctacgGCGCGGCCTCAATTCAGTAAAATGTTCAGAGAACAGATAGAACTCCAGATAAGTGTCCATGTAACACATCAAAGTCCAGTTTGATGGAGTAATGTGATAGAAAGAGAAAGAACCccaatcaattatttgaataataaaataagaaaaaagacaaGTTAAAcgtgatgaaataagaaaaatgaaataaggaAAAACAAAGAAAGATAATTTCGAAAGTAAAGAtatttgagtttgaaattatCTTTCTTCACGTTTCTTTCCTTATTCCAATTTCccgactttcttcaaattttagttttgaaacaaaaaaatcttacCTCCGTTTTGTCTTCTGAGGACCTCATTgtaattcatgattttaaaactttctaatgtTGAATCTTCGAGAACGGGCATGGCACTTCTGGACCAATCTGGTACTTTCCAATGCATGGAGTCTAAGCATATAATATTACAATAAAGCGTGTAAAGATCGAATATGTCAGTCATATTCCACCCGGTCAAATATGTCATTTCTTTCTTAATTACGTCGAATCTGGCCAGACTTTGAGTAATATGTGGCATCTTCTTTACTCTCTCCTGTTCCTTAATATGTCTACAGAAcagaaacagaaaattttattctatgtaTATCTTCCGAGAAAAGTTACTCCCCTACCAATTCAATCGCGGCACTATTGAGAAGATGAACTTTATACGTGATTGAAATTCAGTCAattaatagtgcaatttttactATGAAACATGTgagagttaaaaatattaataccaaGCAAAGCTATATCAACATTtgtgcaaataaattttgtttttgtgatAGTATAATTGAAGCAATATCTCTTAAATGTAATTCGATTAATTGATTGCTAATGTCAttgcttaatttaaatttaattcaatgcaAATTTCTTGAATCACTACTAACAATGcctaaaatagacaaatttaccGTATACTGAGACTCATTTGCTAAGTTAAATCTTTATAATAAAACTAGTATTCTAACTtgacataaaaaatgtatgcatttttaagaatatcTTACGAATCACATATGTATATTCTTTGGAATAACTCATCTTGCGGTTCGGGAACATAGTGTGCAGGAATTGGTTGCCAGTTTAGGTCATATTTCCATTGTTGAAGAGCATTTGGAGGATACAATCCAGCAAGTACAAGTTGTAACGTCATTTTCGTTCTATCATAATCTGTACTGCGCGCATAAACATCATCTGGTATGTAAGTGGATCCCAAAAAATGGCCGTATCTTTTTCGTAACATTTGCCCAAGTTCAAAGGCTCTGGCTTTCCCATCCTAAAAAGCGAAATCACGATTTATGAGTATTAAACTGCTATCCTAaatcatattgaaaaaaaattacaaatgaacaATTCTGCCTCAAatcatttaaagaatattaatcgcagtgaaaaatcttaataaaatgctGGTGCTCtctctaaaattgaaattaatttcctcaaatatttttagaaaattttcagaataataaatataattaaatttaaaagtttgagtaaattttccaaaaatattgatAACTTCGCAtctttttaagacatttttagtttaatatttttcaaacgaaatacaAAATGTTTGCATTCTCACAAATCCGTGCAAGATTTAAATTGTAAACGATCCAGAGAAAGGAAACAATCTCAAATAATAGTGGTtttacagttaataaaataaaatattttatataagacATCTCAGATCAGAgagtttattacaaattaaaatccaatttccacttttattttttatatatctgttatattaattttttatgagatccatgtttcttt comes from Belonocnema kinseyi isolate 2016_QV_RU_SX_M_011 chromosome 5, B_treatae_v1, whole genome shotgun sequence and encodes:
- the LOC117173219 gene encoding venom acid phosphatase Acph-1-like, whose protein sequence is MLRKRYGHFLGSTYIPDDVYARSTDYDRTKMTLQLVLAGLYPPNALQQWKYDLNWQPIPAHYVPEPQDELFQRIYICDSHIKEQERVKKMPHITQSLARFDVIKKEMTYLTGWNMTDIFDLYTLYCNIICLDSMHWKVPDWSRSAMPVLEDSTLESFKIMNYNEVLRRQNGGALVRKISEEMSAVRNVTVEKKRKIFLYSSHDINVYAVLAALKVVKPHLPEFTSAAILELLSINGNYYVKVLHYLGIPAVMEELQIPNCSSPCPLDTFFELIKNVIPSDEELKCS